The following proteins come from a genomic window of Montipora foliosa isolate CH-2021 chromosome 2, ASM3666993v2, whole genome shotgun sequence:
- the LOC137991738 gene encoding tigger transposable element-derived protein 6-like codes for MWKALPEKSLAERGKRCRDGKNSKQRITAAFFVNAAGGKETPILIGSSKKPRCFANLPDISRPCGADYFSNDKAWMKLDIMINVLTKLNNKLKRTDRQIFLFLDNAPCHPSSMKDMFSNIKIEFLPKKTTSRTQPLDAGIIKTWKVHYRRKLLRYIASEIDGEKSASEIIKSVHLLMAIRWMVSAWEEVKPEVITRCFKLVGMYPDEAEVIEIDDPFAGEEELEMETLLSKISTSGQDLDISSFDDDVDAYEPPIDTSSPNWRENLRSEIVEEIAEESDDDEASDDFDLPLKTPEVSSVKGALGLVNKLAGFSDWQGNEELCKAVARVKDVLVDSQLHSLKQSSIKNFFIKSFKT; via the coding sequence ATGTGGAAAGCGCTACCTGAGAAATCCTTAGCAGAAAGGGGTAAGCGCTGCAGAGATGGAAAAAATTCCAAGCAAAGAATCACAGCAGCGTTTTTTGTGAATGCCGCTGGTGGAAAGGAAACCCCGATCCTAATTGGTAGTAGTAAAAAACCCCGCTGTTTCGCAAATTTGCCGGATATCTCTCGTCCTTGTGGAGCTGATTATTTCAGTAATGACAAGGCGTGGATGAAGTTAGACATTATGATAAACGTCCTGACTAAACTAAACAACAAGCTTAAGCGCACTGACCGACAGATCTTCTTGTTTCTGGACAATGCGCCCTGCCATCCTTCTTCTATGAAGGATATGTTCTCGAATATCAAAATTGAGTTTCTACCAAAGAAAACCACCTCACGCACTCAACCCCTAGATGCTGGCATCATAAAAACATGGAAGGTGCATTATCGACGGAAGCTTTTGCGATACATTGCCAGTGAAATTGATGGTGAAAAATCAGCAAGCGAGATCATCAAGTCTGTTCACTTGTTGATGGCTATCAGGTGGATGGTGAGCGCTTGGGAGGAGGTGAAGCCAGAAGTTATAACCAGGTGTTTCAAGCTCGTGGGAATGTATCCCGATGAAGCAGAAGTCATTGAGATTGACGATCCTTTTGCTGGCGAGGAGGAGCTGGAGATGGAAACTTTGCTGTCCAAGATTTCTACCTCGGGGCAAGATCTTGACATATCAAGCTTTGATGATGACGTAGACGCATATGAGCCACCGATAGACACCTCTTCGCCAAACTGGAGAGAGAATTTGCGCTCTGAAATTGTAGAAGAGATtgctgaggagagtgatgaCGACGAAGCTAGCGATGATTTTGATCTTCCTTTGAAGACTCCAGAGGTCAGTTCTGTCAAGGGAGCTCTCGGTCTTGTTAATAAGTTGGCGGGGTTTTCTGATTGGCAGGGTAACGAAGAACTGTGTAAAGCTGTTGCACGCGTTAAAGATGTCTTGGTAGATTCACAACTCCACTCATTGAAACAATCATCGATCAAGAATTTCTTTATTAAGTCTTTCAAGACTTAG